Proteins encoded within one genomic window of Pedobacter africanus:
- a CDS encoding peroxiredoxin — MSLRIGDTAPNFKAETSIGEIDFYEFLGDSWGVLFSHPADYTPVCTTELGRTSALKSEFEKRNVKVLALSVDSAESHKGWIKDINETQNTEVDFPIIADEDKKVADLYDMIHPNASETLTVRSLFIISPDKKVKLMLTYPASTGRNFNEVLRVIDSLQLTANYSVATPADWEDGQDVVVMNSIKTEDIPARFPKGHKVIKPYLRTTPQPNK; from the coding sequence ATGAGTTTAAGAATAGGGGACACAGCGCCCAATTTTAAAGCGGAAACTTCTATTGGCGAAATTGATTTCTATGAATTTCTTGGAGACAGCTGGGGCGTGCTGTTTTCTCATCCCGCAGATTATACTCCGGTATGTACCACAGAGCTTGGCCGCACATCGGCACTGAAATCGGAATTCGAAAAAAGGAATGTAAAAGTGCTGGCCTTAAGTGTAGATTCTGCGGAGTCTCATAAAGGCTGGATCAAGGACATCAACGAGACCCAGAATACGGAAGTAGACTTTCCGATTATTGCTGACGAGGATAAAAAAGTGGCCGATCTGTACGACATGATCCACCCGAATGCTTCTGAGACTTTAACCGTACGCTCATTGTTCATTATATCGCCAGATAAAAAGGTTAAATTGATGCTGACTTATCCTGCTTCTACGGGGCGTAACTTTAACGAGGTGCTAAGGGTCATCGATTCCCTGCAGCTTACCGCCAACTACAGCGTAGCCACCCCGGCCGATTGGGAGGATGGGCAGGATGTAGTGGTTATGAACAGCATCAAGACTGAAGATATCCCAGCCAGGTTCCCCAAAGGGCACAAGGTGATCAAGCCTTACCTGAGGACAACACCTCAACCTAATAAATAA
- a CDS encoding DUF72 domain-containing protein: protein MDFGKVADSQIKDVDFTLPQDGKQTLKTLAGLKPVGHPAFYIGCAKWGRKEWVNMIYPPKTKEADFLDEYVKHFNSIELNAVFYSIPNAELIRKWKVKAEENSDNGFVFCPKFSRTISHIKRLKDAEVPTDLYLSSISEFGKFLGPCFLQLGDNFGPKNFDVLENYLKHLPVDLEVFVEVRHEDWFADDAVRPHFFEMLARLKKGVVITDASGRRDCVHMELTIPEIFIRFVGNGQAHQASDFARIDEWVSRIKIWLDKGLHKVYFFLHQHDEKDTPILANYTIQQFNKHLGAKVPEIDFINKPEEITKQGELF from the coding sequence ATGGATTTCGGAAAGGTAGCAGACAGCCAAATCAAAGATGTAGATTTTACTTTACCCCAGGACGGTAAACAAACTTTAAAAACACTGGCAGGCCTCAAGCCTGTTGGCCATCCTGCGTTTTACATAGGCTGTGCAAAATGGGGGCGTAAAGAGTGGGTTAACATGATCTATCCCCCAAAAACAAAAGAAGCCGATTTTTTAGACGAATATGTCAAACATTTCAATTCTATAGAGTTGAATGCGGTTTTCTATAGCATCCCTAATGCTGAACTGATCCGTAAATGGAAAGTTAAGGCCGAAGAAAACTCGGACAACGGCTTTGTGTTCTGCCCCAAATTCTCCCGGACAATCAGTCACATTAAAAGGTTAAAAGATGCAGAGGTACCGACTGATCTCTATTTATCAAGTATTTCAGAATTTGGAAAATTCCTGGGGCCCTGCTTTTTGCAGCTTGGAGATAATTTTGGTCCAAAGAATTTTGATGTGCTTGAAAACTACCTCAAACATTTGCCTGTTGATCTGGAGGTTTTTGTGGAGGTAAGACATGAGGACTGGTTTGCTGACGATGCCGTCCGCCCGCATTTTTTTGAAATGCTCGCCCGGCTCAAAAAAGGTGTGGTAATTACCGATGCCAGCGGCAGGCGGGATTGTGTGCATATGGAACTGACCATACCCGAAATATTTATACGATTTGTAGGGAACGGACAGGCGCATCAGGCGTCTGACTTTGCCCGGATAGATGAATGGGTTAGCAGAATTAAAATCTGGTTGGATAAAGGCCTCCATAAAGTATACTTTTTTCTGCATCAGCATGATGAAAAAGATACACCGATCCTGGCCAATTATACCATTCAGCAGTTCAACAAACATTTGGGGGCCAAGGTGCCTGAAATTGATTTCATAAATAAGCCTGAAGAAATTACAAAACAGGGAGAATTATTTTAA
- a CDS encoding S1C family serine protease, translated as MRNEIELEGIIEDYLNGKLNETEAKAFEQLRLNDPAVDHKVVSHKVFLESMDNYAAISDLKHRMNQVHAGIDVEGLSKQLGPHPSFIVNLWRKNKAAIAVAAAFILLTVVTIYSIQQNTQQYGSYEKLNKEMNNLRSSTNSLIRNVKSNQNASKPNVNPGKFGGTGFALSSNGYILTSHHVIEKSDSVYVQNYKGDSYKVKMVYSDPVNDIAILKITDKEFSPLAALPYSLKKSSAGMGEQVFTLGYPKDDVVFGKGYLSSKTGFNGDTLAYQVAINVNPGNSGGPLLDNYGNVIGIINAKESNSDGAAFAVKSKYIAEALNAIPQDSLVRRIATTKKNQLQGLKVTKQIEKMQDFVFMIKVYN; from the coding sequence ATGAGAAACGAGATAGAGTTAGAAGGTATAATAGAAGATTACTTAAACGGTAAACTGAATGAGACAGAAGCCAAAGCTTTCGAGCAATTGCGGTTAAACGATCCTGCAGTTGACCATAAGGTCGTTTCACATAAGGTTTTCCTGGAATCTATGGATAACTATGCCGCCATATCTGATTTAAAACACAGAATGAACCAGGTGCATGCCGGTATAGATGTGGAAGGATTGAGCAAGCAGCTTGGCCCGCACCCATCTTTCATTGTGAATTTATGGCGTAAAAATAAAGCTGCAATTGCTGTGGCCGCTGCCTTTATTTTGTTAACCGTAGTCACTATTTATTCTATACAGCAAAATACACAGCAATACGGTTCTTATGAAAAACTGAACAAAGAGATGAACAATCTTAGGAGTTCAACCAACAGTTTAATCAGAAATGTGAAATCGAACCAGAATGCCAGTAAACCTAATGTAAATCCGGGAAAATTTGGTGGTACAGGCTTTGCACTTTCATCCAATGGTTACATTTTAACCAGTCATCACGTGATTGAGAAGTCTGATTCTGTTTATGTGCAAAACTATAAGGGCGATTCTTATAAAGTTAAAATGGTATACAGTGATCCTGTAAATGACATTGCCATTTTAAAAATTACCGACAAAGAATTTTCTCCGCTGGCAGCTTTGCCTTATTCATTAAAGAAAAGCAGCGCAGGTATGGGCGAACAGGTTTTTACTTTAGGCTATCCTAAAGACGATGTGGTATTTGGAAAAGGTTACCTGAGTTCTAAAACAGGTTTTAATGGTGATACACTGGCTTACCAGGTGGCCATTAATGTAAACCCCGGCAACAGTGGAGGGCCATTATTAGACAATTATGGAAATGTGATCGGCATTATCAATGCCAAAGAAAGTAATTCAGATGGAGCCGCATTTGCCGTAAAATCTAAATACATAGCAGAGGCCTTAAATGCCATTCCTCAGGATTCTTTGGTAAGGAGAATAGCCACCACTAAAAAGAACCAGCTACAGGGGCTGAAGGTGACCAAACAGATTGAGAAGATGCAGGACTTTGTGTTCATGATAAAAGTTTATAATTAA